The following coding sequences are from one Natrarchaeobaculum sulfurireducens window:
- a CDS encoding universal stress protein has protein sequence MYTIVIPVGTSRGLEAAEYVTALPDCDTDVEVVVVNVFEEFEITGEGGIVRSDELYDERDLPKSVEEVVDTLEDHGVDVTVRREHGDPVEEILAIADEVDANAIAMVGRQRSPTGKALFGSTTQRIILDADRPVTVVTDE, from the coding sequence ATGTATACGATCGTTATACCGGTCGGCACCAGTCGGGGGCTGGAGGCAGCCGAGTACGTCACAGCACTTCCAGATTGCGATACCGACGTCGAGGTCGTCGTCGTGAACGTCTTCGAGGAGTTCGAAATCACCGGCGAGGGTGGCATCGTCCGCTCGGATGAGCTTTACGACGAACGCGACCTGCCCAAAAGCGTCGAAGAGGTCGTCGACACGCTCGAGGACCACGGCGTCGACGTCACTGTCCGTCGCGAACACGGCGATCCAGTCGAAGAGATCCTGGCTATCGCCGACGAGGTCGACGCGAACGCCATCGCCATGGTCGGCCGGCAGCGCTCGCCCACGGGTAAAGCGCTGTTCGGAAGCACTACCCAGCGGATTATCCTCGATGCCGACCGTCCGGTCACTGTCGTGACCGACGAGTAG
- a CDS encoding GNAT family N-acetyltransferase — protein MFVRPADPDDALEVRRILDGAMLEPGAVEPRIDAGDVLVAGDRRGESTTADRAESGGDSSIPGKPSHDRERRLGALVLEPRERNAHVAAVAVRRRHRGRGIGTALVERALEREGRLTATFDDRVRPFYDALGFRVQSLDDGRYRGVATADDRIGDTVG, from the coding sequence ATGTTCGTTCGTCCCGCCGATCCCGACGACGCCCTCGAAGTCCGCCGAATCCTCGACGGTGCCATGCTCGAGCCGGGGGCCGTCGAGCCCCGAATCGACGCGGGCGACGTCCTCGTCGCGGGTGACCGACGGGGCGAATCGACGACAGCCGACAGAGCCGAGTCAGGCGGCGACAGCTCGATCCCAGGGAAACCGAGCCACGACCGCGAACGACGTCTCGGCGCGCTCGTCCTCGAGCCTCGCGAGCGAAATGCCCACGTCGCCGCCGTCGCCGTCCGGCGTCGCCACCGTGGCCGCGGCATCGGCACCGCGTTAGTCGAACGCGCCCTCGAGCGCGAAGGGCGACTGACTGCCACCTTCGACGACCGAGTTCGACCGTTCTACGACGCACTCGGCTTTCGGGTCCAGTCGCTCGACGACGGACGGTACCGTGGCGTCGCCACCGCGGACGACCGTATCGGCGACACGGTCGGGTAG
- a CDS encoding replication factor C small subunit encodes MSEADAEPAAPTPGRTEVWIEKYRPQRLDDIKGHENIVPRLLRYVERDDLPHLMFAGPAGTGKTTAAQAIAREVYDDDWRENFLELNASDQRGIDVVRDRIKEFARSSFGGYDHRIIFLDEADALTSDAQSALRRTMEQFSSNTRFILSCNYSSQIIDPIQSRCAVFRFTELAEAAIETQIREIAEIEEIAVTDDGIDALVYAADGDMRKAINALQAAAVMGETVDEATVFAITATARPEEVEEMVGYAIDGDFTAARAALEDLLTDRGLAGGDVIDQLHRSAWELDLPERAIVRLLERLGEVDYRITEGANERLQLEAMLASLALEDA; translated from the coding sequence ATGAGCGAGGCCGACGCCGAACCGGCGGCGCCCACTCCGGGCAGGACCGAAGTCTGGATCGAAAAGTACCGGCCACAGCGACTCGACGACATCAAAGGCCACGAAAACATCGTCCCACGGCTGCTGCGGTACGTCGAACGGGACGACCTGCCCCACCTCATGTTTGCAGGCCCGGCCGGAACCGGGAAAACCACGGCGGCCCAGGCCATCGCCCGCGAGGTCTACGACGACGACTGGCGCGAGAACTTCCTCGAACTCAACGCCTCCGACCAGCGCGGAATCGACGTCGTCCGCGACCGGATCAAAGAGTTCGCCCGCTCTTCGTTCGGCGGGTACGACCACCGGATCATCTTCTTAGACGAGGCCGACGCACTGACCAGCGACGCCCAGTCGGCGTTGCGTCGAACGATGGAGCAGTTCTCGAGTAACACTCGCTTTATCCTCTCGTGTAACTACTCGAGTCAGATCATCGATCCGATCCAGTCACGGTGTGCTGTCTTTCGCTTTACCGAACTCGCCGAGGCGGCAATCGAGACACAGATCCGCGAGATCGCCGAAATCGAGGAGATCGCGGTGACCGACGACGGTATCGACGCGCTGGTGTACGCGGCCGATGGTGACATGCGAAAAGCGATCAACGCCCTTCAGGCTGCCGCGGTGATGGGTGAAACCGTCGACGAGGCAACCGTCTTCGCGATCACCGCCACCGCCCGCCCCGAGGAGGTCGAGGAAATGGTCGGGTACGCCATCGACGGCGACTTCACCGCCGCTCGGGCTGCCCTCGAAGACCTGTTGACCGACCGCGGGCTCGCCGGCGGCGACGTCATCGATCAGCTCCACCGCTCCGCGTGGGAGCTCGACCTTCCCGAACGAGCGATCGTTCGTTTGCTCGAGCGCCTCGGCGAGGTCGACTACCGCATCACCGAGGGCGCGAACGAACGGCTTCAGCTCGAGGCCATGCTGGCATCGCTCGCCCTCGAGGACGCGTAA
- the samp2 gene encoding ubiquitin-like small modifier protein SAMP2: MRVTVDVKGEGTHEIDLEQPDADGATASTEANVTKPTYADLLAEVELSPHEVSVLVDGRPVPEDQPVETEHVTVLRLIKGG, from the coding sequence ATGCGCGTCACCGTCGACGTCAAAGGCGAAGGGACCCACGAGATCGACCTCGAGCAGCCAGACGCCGACGGAGCCACGGCGTCGACCGAGGCAAACGTAACGAAGCCGACGTACGCCGACCTGCTGGCCGAAGTCGAGTTGAGCCCGCACGAGGTGAGCGTTCTGGTCGACGGCCGTCCGGTCCCGGAAGACCAGCCCGTCGAGACCGAGCACGTTACCGTCTTGCGGCTGATCAAAGGCGGCTGA